CGTGGTCGACGGCACCCTTTCCGGAACCGAGTTTGTCGTGATGGAGTTCAACCACAGCAACGGCCGCCTGTCCGTTCACGGCACCTACACCTACAGCGTCCATAACCTGGACGATGCTCTTGCGGACGCCCAGGGTGCCGCCACGGCGGCCTCCGCCAAGAAGAGTCCCGTCACGTACGTGGTGGCGCGGGTCCAGCAAGAAGCGGTGTTCCCGGCGTCATAACGGAAAGCGGGCGGCCACGTCGGACCGATCTAAGACCCGGCCGCCCCATCCTGAGAACTCACATTCTGCAGAACCGGATGCTGGGTGCCGCGCGGCGGCTTCTTCGGCTTGTGGGTCGCATCAGGCAGGTCGAGCCTGAGCGCTTGGAGGCCAGCCATCCGCGCTCGAGTGGACATGCCGATGTCGCCGGTCAGAAGAGTGACCGGCCGACCGGCGAGCGCCTGGAACGCCACCGCCCGGGCGATGATCTCATCATCAGCACGGGGCAGACGGACGTGGCCGGGCGGGTCTGGCCACAGGTCGATCGTAATCGCACCACGGTGCGGGCGACGGCTTCGCCTACAGCGTGAGCAGGCCGTACCAGCGCATCGACTACGTCATGACCTCTCGCGACATCAAACGACCTCGGTGGCCGTCATCGGCACCGAGGCCTCCGATCACTTCCCCATCGTGGTCGACCTCGAACTCCCCCACCCCTCGCTCTGACCTCCGGCGCCCGCCGTCTCCCGCGACGGCGGGCGCGAGAGGTCCGGATCAGATGACGCCGCTCTGCCCGACGCAGCTCGTGACACCGTTCCTACCGGCCAGCTTCACGAAGACCCGATGCGCCATCGGCCGGGTCACCGAGATCGCCCTGCTGCCGGAGTTGCCCGTGATCACGGTCGCCAGGAACTCGGCGTCCGGAAGGCCGCCGCGATCCTGGACGAGGCTGACCTTGACCGTGGTGGGGCCTCCGGAGGCCGTCCAGCGGACACGGCTGAAGTGGTGCCCAAACGACGTGTTGATGTAGGTGACGGTCACCTTCAGCCTGTAGGACCCCTTCGAACAGGTTGCGACGAGGGCCTTGGCTGCCGACGTGGTCACCGACACCGCCGGCGCGGACGCCGAGGCGGACGCGGTCACCGACGCCGACGCGGGCGCGCCCATCATGGCCACGGCCCCCATGGCCCCGACGACGACCGCGGTACGCATGATCTTCATGTGGTCCCTCCGTTGATTCCCGTCGAGGTGAGACCATACGGAGACGCGGTATGGCGGAGGTATGTCCCAATCAGACCACTCGGAGCGCG
This is a stretch of genomic DNA from Nonomuraea helvata. It encodes these proteins:
- a CDS encoding PIN domain-containing protein, which codes for MTIDLWPDPPGHVRLPRADDEIIARAVAFQALAGRPVTLLTGDIGMSTRARMAGLQALRLDLPDATHKPKKPPRGTQHPVLQNVSSQDGAAGS